The sequence GCTTGTTCAATAAAACGGAATGAATTGATATTTTTTAATTCACAACGTGTCCCAAAAGGCTGATTGGGTTTACGAATGGAGACATTGCAGTCGCAACGGAATGAACCTTCCGCCATATTGCCATCAGAAATCCCTAACCAACGCACTAATGTATGAATTGCACGCACATAAGCCACTGCTTCTTCAGCCGAACGCATATCAGGCTCTGATACAATCTCCAATAATGGCGTTCCTGCACGGTTTAAGTCAATGCCTGTCATACCTGCAAAATCTTCATGCAAAGACTTACCTGCATCTTCTTCTAAATGGGCTCGAGTAATGCCAATGCGTTTTGTTTCACCATCTTCTAGGTAAATATCAATATAGCCTTTACCTACAATTGGATTATCCATTTGGCTGATTTGATAGCCTTTTGGTAAATCAGGATAAAAATAATTTTTACGAGCAAACACTGATGCACGGTCAATTTCCGCATTGATTCCCAAACCAAAACGAATCGCTTTATTGACAACTTCTGCATTTAATACAGGCAACACGCCCGGCAATGCTAAATCAATCAAACTTGCTTGTGTATTTGGCTCTGCACCAAAAGCAATACTTGAACCAGAGAAGATTTTAGAATTGGTATTGAGTTGTGTGTGAATTTCTAAGCCGATGACCACTTCCCAACCATCAATTAATTTAGCCATTATACATTCTCCTGAGCGATTGGCGAGCGTTGTAAATGCCAGTCTGTGTGTTGTTGATATTGATGAACAATTGATAATAATTGACTTTCTGACCAATAATTACCAATCAGTTGTAAACCAATAGGAAGTTGTTTTTTATCAAAGCCAACAGGCGCATTAATGGCTGGTAAACCTGCTAAATTAACTGCCAATGTATAAATATCACCCAAATATAACTCCACTGGCTCCAGTGATGCACCAATTTTATAAGCTGTTGTTGGTGCTGATGGTGATGCAATTACATCAACCTGTGCAAAAGCTTTGATGAAATCTTGTTGAATTAAACGGCGGACTTTCTGTGCTTTAACATAATAAGCATCATAATAACCTGCTGATAAAGCATATGTTCCAATTAAAATACGGCGTTGTACTTCTGCACCAAACCCTTCTGAACGTGAACGAGTATATAAATCATTCAAATCTTGTGGGTTTTCACAGCGATAACCATAACGCACCCCATCATAACGAGAAAGGTTTGATGATGCTTCTGCTGGAGCAAGCAAGTAATAGGTTGGTACATAGGCATCTGTCATGGTTAAATCAATTTCAACTAACACTGCACCCATTTGCTCGAGTTGTTTTAATGCGTTTTCCACATGAGTTTTGACTTCAGCATCTAAACCTTGTACATTGAAATACTGTTTAGGAATCCCTATACGCAAACCTTTTAAATTTGTTGCTGATAAATTCGCCACATAATCATCAGTTTCACGATGAACTGATGTACTGTCTTTTTCGTCATGTCCTGCAATGACGTTCATTAAATAAGCACAATCTTCAGCTGAACGAGCCATTGGACCTGCTTGGTCTAAACTTGATGCATAGGCAATCATACCAAAACGAGACACACGCCCATAGGTTGGTTTTAAACCAGTAATGCCACAGAATGATGCTGGCTGACGAATTGAACCGCCTGTATCTGTTCCCGTGGCAAAAGGTGCTAAATCTGCTGATACAACTGCCGATGAACCACCAGACGACCCACCGGGTACATAATCTAAGCCCCAAGGATTGCGTGTTGCACCATAATACGAATTTTCAGAGGTTGAACCCATCGCAAATTCGTCCATGTTCACTTTACCTAAAGTGACTAAGCCTGCCTGTTTGGCTTTTGCCACCACAGTGGCATCATAAGGTGAAATGAAGTTGTCCAACATTTTTGAACCCGCCGAAGTACGGATACCTTGTGTACAAAAAATATCCTTGTGGGCGAGAGGGATACCTGTTAAGAATCCTGCATGACCTGTTTGACGCAATTCATCTGCCTGTTTTGCTTCCGCCAATGCCAATTCTGGCGTAACAGTGACAAAACTATTGATTTTACTGTCTAATACGTCAATACGCTTTAAATAATGTTGGGTCAATTCCACCGATGAAAATTGCCCTTGTTGTAAGCCTTGCGATAGCTCACGAATGGAAAGTTGATGTAAATTGCTCATAATCTATTCAAAAAAGTTTTGGGATATTGTAATAAACAAAATAAAATATTGATAAGATGATGGTGTAGGGGCGAATAATCATTCGCCCAACGTCGATTGCTTTTGGGCGAAAAATATTTCGCCCCTACACACTATATTATGCAAAATCATTGGTCAATCACAATATTAATGTAAAAATAATAAGCTGTTTAAATGCCTAAAAATTATTCAATCACACGCGGTACAAGGTATAAACCTGCTTGTGTTGCAGGAGCAACCGCTTGATATTGCTCACGTTGATTACATTCTGTTACAGTATCAGTGCGTAAAGGTTGGGCATTATCGAATGGACTTTTTAATGGCTCAACATCTTTTGTGTCGAATTTTTGTAACTGCTCCATCATGGCTAAAATTTTACTTAAACTTTGAGCATATTCAACACATTGCGTATCATCAAATGACAATTTTGCCAGTTTTGCAATACTGGAAACTGTTTGAGAATTGAGCAAACAATCGTCTGCTAATTGGTCTTTTGACATAAATTTACCTCATAAAAGATGAATAATCCATGCAATATAGGATATAATAAGGGTTTGACTTGTTCAATTTATCATATTTCGTTAAATTTAGCACTTTTACTCCACACAATTTAATTGGGAAATGACCCGTGATTTTAAAACGACTTTTAGGCTTGTTTTCGCAGGATCTTGCAATCGACTTAGGTACGGCAAATACGTTAATTTATGCACCTGATCGTGGTATTATTTTAGATGAACCAACTGTAGTGGCAATTCGTCATAGTGGTTCGCAAAATATTGTAGCAGCTGTTGGCGATGATGCTAAGCAGATGCTTGGTCGTACACCTGCTAATATTTCTGCTATTCGTCCGATGAAAGATGGCGTAATTGCAGATTTTGAAGTAACAGAAACCATGTTACATCAGTTTATCAATAAAGTTCATGAAAAGCGTCTTATTCCACCTGCACCACGTGTGGTGGTGTGTGTACCGTGTAAATCAACCATTGTTGAACGCCGTGCAATTCGTCAAGCAGTACTGAATGCAGGTGCACGAGATGTACGCCTGATTGAAGAGCCTATGGCGGCAGCGATTGGTGCAGGTTTACCTGTAGAACAAGCTTGTGGTTCAATGGTGGTTGATATAGGCGGTGGTACCACTGAAATCGCAATTATTGCATTACAAGGTTGTGTGTATGCTGATTCATTGCGTGTCGGTGGTGATGTATTTGATGAGCATATCATTAATTATGTACGCAAAACACATAATTGTATCATTGGTGAAACCACTGCGGAACAAATTAAGCAAGAAGTCGGTCGTGCTATGAGCGATAAAGAAGTGCTTGAAATTGAAGTGCGTGGACGTAGTATCGTGGAAGGTGTTCCTCGTGCAATTACTGTTACTTCTGAAGAAGTCGTTGAGGCAATTGCAGACCCTATCGCCAGTATTGTATCTGCTGTAAAAGTAGCTTTAGAGCAAACACCACCAGAATTATCATCAGATATTGCTGAGCGTGGTATTGTTTTAACAGGTGGCGGTGCATTATTGCGTAATTTAGATAAATTGCTTGCTAAAGAAACAGGTTTGCCAGTGTTAGTTGCTGAAGACCCACTGACTTGTGTAACACGTGGTGGTGGTAAAGTTTTAGAATTATTTAACAATCCAAATCATAATATGTTATTTGTGGGTGAATAAGTCTAAAGCGTTGAATGTATTAGGCTAAGGAATATGAGATAGAGCCATCGTCAAGATGGCTTTATTAAATCAATAGTCTATATTTGCTTATATGAGTGCGGAAATTTAGGTGAATCAAAATATCTTTTCCAGACAACCACCAAGCTATCGTGCTTTAACAATGGCAGTTATCACAAGTTTGGTCATTTTGTTTGTGGATTGGCGTATGCCGAAGGTACTTGAACCTGTGCGTGAAGTTTTACGTGCAGCGTATGACCCTATTTATAGTATTGCACATTATCCAACTATTTCTACTGAATGGTTACAACAGCAAGGTAAGTCTTATGACCAATTGGTTCGTGAAAATAAGGCTATGCAAGTAGAGTTGTTGCAAACCCAAGTTCGCTTACAAAAATTATCACAATTGAGTGCTGAAAATGCACGTTTACGTGGTATGCTCAATACACCAATGATTTTAGATGGGCGTATTGAAATTGCTGAAGTCATCGGTACTGATAGCGACCCGTTACGCCATTTATTAATTATTAATCGTGGTCAAAAAGATGGTGTATATAAAGGACAAGTGGTGCTTGACCATCAAGGTGTGATGGGGCAAATTGTTGAAGTGTATGCAAATAGTAGCCGTATGATGTTACTGTCCGATAAAGAGCATTCTCTTTCGGTGCGTGTGGAGCGTACGGGAATGCGTGGTATCGTAACAGGGACTGGCGATTTACAACGTTTAGAAATGAAATATGTTACCACCAATGCGGATATTGAGGTGGGTGATAAAGTCTATACTTCTGGTTTAGGTGTAAATTTTCCTGCAGGTTATTTGGTGGGAACGATTAGTAAAATTCAACGCCATAGTACTGATGAATTTGCTGAAATTGAAGTACAATCAGTCGCAAATTTAGCAGCAGCCCATCATGTTGCTTTACTTTTTACTAACAATTCAAATAAGGGTCGTGTGAATGCTCAATAGGCTACTATCATCAAATAAGGCAAAAGACCCTTTGCTTGTTATCATTGTCTCTGTTATCGTTAGTACAGTGTTGATGGTTTATCCTTTACCTTATGCTGTTGCTGGGTGGCGACCACATACTTTATTTTTAATTACTATTTTTTGGGTACTCTGCCAACCGATGTGGTGTGGTGTGTGGTTTGCTTTTACAATGGGCATCATTACCGATTTATTACTCAATTTACCTTTGGGTTCAAATGCACTGAGTTTTGTGATTTTAACCTTTTTAGCACGCCAATTTACACGAGAATTTGCCCACTTACATTTTGTATTGTTATGGCTAGTAAGTAGTTTAGCAGTACTAATTTATGTGTTGGTTATGTGGATTGCCTTTAGTTTAGCTAATATTAACTTTATTGATACTCGTCATTGGCAACCTTTATTAAGTAGTATTATGATTTTTCCACTTGTGTATTGGGTACTGAAAAAATGGAAGGCTTAATACTTAAACAACCATTAATTTTAGCATCCAGTTCGCCACGTCGTCGTGAATTGTTAAGTCAAATGGGTTTATCATTTGAGATTATTGCCCCTGATATTGATGAAAGTGTGCAAAATGGAGAAACAGCAATTCATTATGTACAACGTTTAGCTGAACAAAAAGCACAAGCGGTGCTAAAACATCATACTGATAAATTAGTGATTGCTGCGGATACCACGGTTTGTGTTGATGATGAAATTATTGGTAAAGCAGAAAATTTACAGCAAGCAATGGAGATTTGGCATAAATTATCAGGGCGTTATCATCAAGTTTATACAGGTGTTTGTGTTGCTAATTCAGAACAACAATTTAGTCAAGTAGTATGCACCGAAGTTGAATTTTGTGCATTAACCGAACAACAATTATTGGATTATTGGGCGACAGGTGAACCAATCGGTAAAGCAGGGGCTTATGCGATACAAGGCATTGCCAGTCAATTTATTCCATCTATTCGTGGTAGTTATAGTAATGTAGTGGGGTTGCCATTATATGAAACTATGCAATTATTAAAACATTTTGTTTGATACAAATCATTCAAAAAATATTATAGTAAAAACAAGCAAATAGAATAATATTCAAATCAATACTTGCTCAATAATCCATCTTATGTTACCGTAAATCATCAGTTTTTATTGAATAGAGATAGGTTATGGATAAGAAAAATGTAGTGATTTTTAGCCGTATTCATGCTGATTTTGAACAAAAATTAGCAGAGCAGTTTAATATTATCAAAATCAATCCTAAATTGGGTGATGTCAATCAACAAATTCGTGATGCAGTCGTCAATGCACATGGCATGATTGGTGCAGGACGTTATTTAGGGCAGGCTCAATTAGAAACCGCTCAACAGTTGGAAATCATTTCAACAGTGAGTGTAGGTTATGATAATTATGATGTTGATTATTTAAAAGCCAAAGCTATTCATTTGGCACATACCCCTCACGTTTTGACGGAAACCACAGCCGATACAGCATTTAGTTTGTTGATGAGTGCCGCTCGCCGTGTAGTGGAATTAGATAAATGGACGAGAGCAGGGCAATGGACACGCACAGTTGGCGAATCTGAATATGGTATGGATATTTATGGCAAACGTTTGGGCATTATTGGTTTAGGTAATATCGGTTCAGCAATTGCACGTCGTGGTTTTTATGGCTTTAATATGGACATTGTCTATCATGGTAGACGTGAAAAAATGGAAGTAGCAACGCCATTCAATGCTCAATATTTAGAGCTTAATGAATTATTAGCCACATCAGATTTTGTAGTGATTGCGGTGGATTTAAATGCTGATACACAACAACTAATTGGTGAAAAAGAACTTGCATTGATGCAAAAACACGCTGTATTGGTGAATATTTCTCGTGGTGCGGTGTTAGATGAGCAGGCTTTGTATAATGCGTTAAAACAAAAGCAAATTTTTGCCGCTGGTTTAGATGTGTTTATGCAAGAACCGTTACAACAATCCCCTTTATTTGAATTGGAGAATGTGGTGATTACACCACATATCGGTTCGGCAACGCAAGCGACACGTTATGCTATGAATAAATTAGCTTATGATAATTTAGTTTTACATCTCACAGGGGAAAAGGCAAAATATTTGGTGTGTTAAATTTTATCAAAGTGAATAAAAAATATCCCTAATTGCTTAGGGATATTTCATGATAAATCGGATATTATTTATTTGATTTATCTTCTAACTGTGGCACATCAGACCCAGCACCAAGGCTTAATAAACCTGCACCGCTGTAAATACCTAGTTTTTGACGTGTATCAGTAATATCTAAATTACGCATGGTTAATTGTCCGATACGGTCAATCGGTGTAAATGCGGCATCTTCCACTTTTTCCATCGATAAACGTTCAGCTTGATAAGTTAAATTTGGCGATTCAGTATTTAAAATACTGTAGTCATTACCACGTCTTAACTCTAAAGTTACCGTACCTGTAATCGCTTTTGCCACCCAACGTTGAGCAGTTTCACGCAACATCAGTGCTTGGCTATCGAACCAACGACCTTGATACAATAAACGACCTAAACGTAAACCATTGATACGATATTGTTCAATCGTATCTTCGTTATGAATACCCGTTACCAAGCGTTCATAGCAAATATGTAATAACGCCATGGCAGGAGCTTCATAAATACCACGAGATTTCGCTTCAATAATACGGTTTTCGATTTGGTCAGTCATACCGAGACCATGTCGTCCACCGATTTCATTGGCTTTTAAGATTAAATCGACAGGATTATCAAAACGTTCACCGTTGATGGCAACTGGCGTACCTTCTTCAAAAGTAACACTGACAGTTTCTGCTTTAATTTCAACATCATCACGCCAGAATGCCACACCCATAATTGGTTCTACGATTTTAATGCCAGCATCTAAAAATTCTAAATCTTTTGCTTCGTGTGTTGCACCAAGTAAATTTGAATCGGTTGAATAGGCTTTTTCTTTTGACATTTTATAGTCAAAACCATTATCGATTAAGAATTGCGACATTTCAGCACGACCACCCAATTCATCGATAAATTGAGTATCGAGCCAAGGCTTATAAATTTTTAAATTTGGATTAGTTAATAAACCATAACGATAAAAACGCTCAATATCGTTACCCTTGTAGGTTGAACCATCACCCCAAATATTGACGCCATCTTCTGCCATAGCGGTAACGAGCATGGTTCCTGTTACTGCACGACCCAGTGGTGTAGTATTAAAATAAGGCATACCACCTGTTGAAATATGGAATGCACCACATTGAATGGCTGCAATGCCTTCACGAGCAAGTTGTAAACGGCAATCAATCAAACGTGCTTTGACTGCACCATATTGTTCAGCTTTTTTGGGAATAGCATTGTAATCATCTTCATCAGGCTGACCTAAATTCGCAGTATAAGCATAAGGTTCAGCCCCTTTTTGTTTCATCCACAATAGAGCAGCAGAAGTGTCTAAACCGCCAGAAAAGGCGATACCTACTTTTTGACCAGTAGGAATGGATTGGAGAATGGTACTCATAAAATTGTTCCGTTATACAGATTAAATTTAAAAGGGCAAATCATGATTTACCCCATAATGATTTGTGTAATTTTAGGTAGAAAAGTTTACCTATAGATATTACGTTTGAAGATAATAAAAACAAGCAATTATTTTTCACTTAGTTTTGCTTTATCTGCAGTTGTATGTTGTGGAAATTCTGTATCTAAATCATCAACAATGTTTTGCAATAAATATTCGCCATGTGTATAAAGTTGCAAGGTTTTATTGAGATTTAAAATCTCTTGGGCAAATTCCAAAGCCATCATAATGGTAATTTTACCACGGTCAAGCATTGGACTTTCACGGCGTAATTGAGTGAATTTGTCATTAAATACTTCGGCTGCACGTTCAAGCTGCGGACGTTGCTCTTCAGTGGTGCTTAATTTAAATAATTGGTCAGCAAGACGCAATTCTAAAGTTACTTTTTCACTCATTGCTTAAGTTCCTGTTCTAATTCACTATTTTCTTGTTTCAGTTTGATAATCTCTTGCTGATGTTTGTCTTGTTCAGTCCCCAATTGATTTAAACGTTGAATAAACGTTTGTAACTCATTACGCACATGTTGGTTTTTGCTATGCAATTGCTGACTATTACTTTGCAAATGTTTAATGGTTTTTTGAGCTTGTTCATAGTCATATTGTAATGTTTCACGGCTTGCCTGTAATTCTTGGCATTCAGTCAAGATTTCTTGGAAACGTGTTTTTAAATCATTACAGCTTTTTTCTAAGGTATCGTAACGTTCCGTGAGTGAAGTTGCATCTTCATTAAGTTGGTCAAATTGTTGCTGGGTGCTATTCACTTGACGGTTTAATTGTTCAATTTGTTGATCCTTTTGTTCAATGGTTTGCGTATATTGCTCATTTTGCTGTTGCAAATCATCATGACTTTGCTGTAGATTTTTTAAACTGAGTTTAAGCTGTTCAATATGCGTTTGCAAACGCTGTAATTGGTCTAACATAGTGGTCTAAATAACAAAAATAAATCATGCCTTATATTAAACATAATCTAAAATGATGTAAAGTAGAATAAGCAAGCAAAATGCGTAATTTTCCTGTAAAATAGTGCAATTAGATAAATTTTTAGAGTAAATTTTATGTCAAATGAAAGTTTAGACTGGTCAATATGGTGTGATACTTTTCAAGAGATTGATGAAAGTTTAAGTATTGCAGAATTACATGGTTTGATGATGGGGATTGTGAGTGTTACGCAAACGCCTAATGCTGAACAGTGGCGACAAATTTTAGCCTTATTAAAAGTACCCAGTCTAAACGATGAGGCAATTGAATTTCTATGTCAAGAAACTGAAGATGCAAGTCATGCTTTAGTCGATGGTGAGCTTGATTATTTACCTGTCTTACCTGATGATGATACGCCATTATTTGAGCGTGTACAGGCATTGAGTGATTGGTGTTCGGGTGTGGTATTGGGTTTTGGTTTAGTGGCTCAAAAATTAAGTGATGATGAAGCAGAACAAATCGAAATTTTACAAGATATTGCTGCGGTTGAATTTGCTGAAACTGACGATGATGAAGAGGGTGAGCAAGCCTATCAAGAATTATATGAATTAGTGCGTTTAATTCCTGTTCATTTAGCAATGGGTAGACCGAATAAAATTTCCATCGATGAAAGTATTGTGTTAAGTAAAGCCCCTGCAAAAAATGTTGATGTTGTTGAAGTGTTTAATCCGAGCCGTCCGAGTTAATTGTAAATACCAAAAAATAGACGACTAATTTTATGTTTTTAATGATAATTGCCCTGACCATGTGGGCAAGTTCTTTTACGGCTGCTAAATATGCCTATCAAATGTTTGACCCTGCCATTACGGTGCAATTACGTTTAATGATTGCGGGGTTAATTGTTGCCCCTTTATTTATTAAACATTATGCGACTGTCGAGCCAAGTTTGCGTAAAAAGTTGTGGGGATTATCTTTTTTGATATTTCCGATTGGTATTTTTGTGCAATTTATTGGTTTAAGTTATACTTCGGCAAGTAGTGCGGTTACGATTATTGGCACAGAACCGATATTGGTTTTATTATTAGGTTTTTTATTGTTTAAACAAAAAATTGCATGGTATGATTGGCTATTAAGTGTTGTTGCTTTTTTAGGCATTGGTTTATTGGTGCTTGGTTCAAAAAGTGATGGAGCGGTGGATTTATT comes from Moraxella sp. ZY210820 and encodes:
- a CDS encoding UPF0149 family protein, with product MSNESLDWSIWCDTFQEIDESLSIAELHGLMMGIVSVTQTPNAEQWRQILALLKVPSLNDEAIEFLCQETEDASHALVDGELDYLPVLPDDDTPLFERVQALSDWCSGVVLGFGLVAQKLSDDEAEQIEILQDIAAVEFAETDDDEEGEQAYQELYELVRLIPVHLAMGRPNKISIDESIVLSKAPAKNVDVVEVFNPSRPS
- the mreC gene encoding rod shape-determining protein MreC, which codes for MNQNIFSRQPPSYRALTMAVITSLVILFVDWRMPKVLEPVREVLRAAYDPIYSIAHYPTISTEWLQQQGKSYDQLVRENKAMQVELLQTQVRLQKLSQLSAENARLRGMLNTPMILDGRIEIAEVIGTDSDPLRHLLIINRGQKDGVYKGQVVLDHQGVMGQIVEVYANSSRMMLLSDKEHSLSVRVERTGMRGIVTGTGDLQRLEMKYVTTNADIEVGDKVYTSGLGVNFPAGYLVGTISKIQRHSTDEFAEIEVQSVANLAAAHHVALLFTNNSNKGRVNAQ
- the mreD gene encoding rod shape-determining protein MreD, which encodes MLNRLLSSNKAKDPLLVIIVSVIVSTVLMVYPLPYAVAGWRPHTLFLITIFWVLCQPMWCGVWFAFTMGIITDLLLNLPLGSNALSFVILTFLARQFTREFAHLHFVLLWLVSSLAVLIYVLVMWIAFSLANINFIDTRHWQPLLSSIMIFPLVYWVLKKWKA
- a CDS encoding D-glycerate dehydrogenase → MDKKNVVIFSRIHADFEQKLAEQFNIIKINPKLGDVNQQIRDAVVNAHGMIGAGRYLGQAQLETAQQLEIISTVSVGYDNYDVDYLKAKAIHLAHTPHVLTETTADTAFSLLMSAARRVVELDKWTRAGQWTRTVGESEYGMDIYGKRLGIIGLGNIGSAIARRGFYGFNMDIVYHGRREKMEVATPFNAQYLELNELLATSDFVVIAVDLNADTQQLIGEKELALMQKHAVLVNISRGAVLDEQALYNALKQKQIFAAGLDVFMQEPLQQSPLFELENVVITPHIGSATQATRYAMNKLAYDNLVLHLTGEKAKYLVC
- the gatA gene encoding Asp-tRNA(Asn)/Glu-tRNA(Gln) amidotransferase subunit GatA; the protein is MSNLHQLSIRELSQGLQQGQFSSVELTQHYLKRIDVLDSKINSFVTVTPELALAEAKQADELRQTGHAGFLTGIPLAHKDIFCTQGIRTSAGSKMLDNFISPYDATVVAKAKQAGLVTLGKVNMDEFAMGSTSENSYYGATRNPWGLDYVPGGSSGGSSAVVSADLAPFATGTDTGGSIRQPASFCGITGLKPTYGRVSRFGMIAYASSLDQAGPMARSAEDCAYLMNVIAGHDEKDSTSVHRETDDYVANLSATNLKGLRIGIPKQYFNVQGLDAEVKTHVENALKQLEQMGAVLVEIDLTMTDAYVPTYYLLAPAEASSNLSRYDGVRYGYRCENPQDLNDLYTRSRSEGFGAEVQRRILIGTYALSAGYYDAYYVKAQKVRRLIQQDFIKAFAQVDVIASPSAPTTAYKIGASLEPVELYLGDIYTLAVNLAGLPAINAPVGFDKKQLPIGLQLIGNYWSESQLLSIVHQYQQHTDWHLQRSPIAQENV
- a CDS encoding rod shape-determining protein, with the protein product MILKRLLGLFSQDLAIDLGTANTLIYAPDRGIILDEPTVVAIRHSGSQNIVAAVGDDAKQMLGRTPANISAIRPMKDGVIADFEVTETMLHQFINKVHEKRLIPPAPRVVVCVPCKSTIVERRAIRQAVLNAGARDVRLIEEPMAAAIGAGLPVEQACGSMVVDIGGGTTEIAIIALQGCVYADSLRVGGDVFDEHIINYVRKTHNCIIGETTAEQIKQEVGRAMSDKEVLEIEVRGRSIVEGVPRAITVTSEEVVEAIADPIASIVSAVKVALEQTPPELSSDIAERGIVLTGGGALLRNLDKLLAKETGLPVLVAEDPLTCVTRGGGKVLELFNNPNHNMLFVGE
- a CDS encoding cell division protein ZapA, whose protein sequence is MSEKVTLELRLADQLFKLSTTEEQRPQLERAAEVFNDKFTQLRRESPMLDRGKITIMMALEFAQEILNLNKTLQLYTHGEYLLQNIVDDLDTEFPQHTTADKAKLSEK
- the argG gene encoding argininosuccinate synthase; translation: MSTILQSIPTGQKVGIAFSGGLDTSAALLWMKQKGAEPYAYTANLGQPDEDDYNAIPKKAEQYGAVKARLIDCRLQLAREGIAAIQCGAFHISTGGMPYFNTTPLGRAVTGTMLVTAMAEDGVNIWGDGSTYKGNDIERFYRYGLLTNPNLKIYKPWLDTQFIDELGGRAEMSQFLIDNGFDYKMSKEKAYSTDSNLLGATHEAKDLEFLDAGIKIVEPIMGVAFWRDDVEIKAETVSVTFEEGTPVAINGERFDNPVDLILKANEIGGRHGLGMTDQIENRIIEAKSRGIYEAPAMALLHICYERLVTGIHNEDTIEQYRINGLRLGRLLYQGRWFDSQALMLRETAQRWVAKAITGTVTLELRRGNDYSILNTESPNLTYQAERLSMEKVEDAAFTPIDRIGQLTMRNLDITDTRQKLGIYSGAGLLSLGAGSDVPQLEDKSNK
- a CDS encoding nucleoside triphosphate pyrophosphatase, with amino-acid sequence MEGLILKQPLILASSSPRRRELLSQMGLSFEIIAPDIDESVQNGETAIHYVQRLAEQKAQAVLKHHTDKLVIAADTTVCVDDEIIGKAENLQQAMEIWHKLSGRYHQVYTGVCVANSEQQFSQVVCTEVEFCALTEQQLLDYWATGEPIGKAGAYAIQGIASQFIPSIRGSYSNVVGLPLYETMQLLKHFV
- the gatC gene encoding Asp-tRNA(Asn)/Glu-tRNA(Gln) amidotransferase subunit GatC; the encoded protein is MSKDQLADDCLLNSQTVSSIAKLAKLSFDDTQCVEYAQSLSKILAMMEQLQKFDTKDVEPLKSPFDNAQPLRTDTVTECNQREQYQAVAPATQAGLYLVPRVIE